Proteins from a genomic interval of Streptomyces sp. NBC_01445:
- a CDS encoding carboxymuconolactone decarboxylase family protein — translation MEEARLNLFANHVGAKVLKHINSGAKVVTDSTLPAATQELVKIRASQINGCSFCTDMHTKDATAAGEDQTRLNMVAAWREAKVFNDAERAALELTEQGTRIADAGGGVSDEAWANAAKYYDEDQLTALVSLIALINAYNRVNVLVQQPAGDYQPGQFG, via the coding sequence ATGGAAGAAGCCCGCCTGAACCTCTTCGCCAACCACGTCGGGGCCAAGGTCCTGAAGCACATCAACTCGGGCGCCAAGGTGGTGACGGACTCGACGCTTCCGGCTGCCACGCAGGAGCTGGTGAAGATCCGCGCCAGCCAGATCAACGGCTGCAGCTTCTGCACCGACATGCACACCAAGGACGCCACGGCGGCCGGGGAGGACCAGACGCGCCTCAACATGGTCGCGGCGTGGCGCGAGGCGAAGGTGTTCAACGATGCCGAGCGCGCCGCCTTGGAGCTGACCGAGCAGGGCACCCGTATCGCCGACGCGGGTGGCGGCGTCTCCGACGAGGCCTGGGCGAACGCGGCCAAGTACTACGACGAGGACCAGCTCACCGCGCTGGTGTCCCTCATCGCCCTGATCAACGCCTACAACCGCGTGAACGTCCTCGTTCAGCAGCCCGCCGGCGACTACCAGCCCGGCCAGTTCGGGTAG
- a CDS encoding GlxA family transcriptional regulator: MSGGSGGSGSGVGDARRVSGVHRVVVLALDGVHPFELGIPRRIFGAADGRYEIRTCSVDGGPVRTDADFLITVEHGPEALAEADTVVIPPVDECPPNGSVLPGPVAAALAHIPPGTRVVSICTGAFVLAAAGLLDGRRATTHWALADSFRLFFPQVRLDPDVLFVEDGDILTSAGAGAGVDVCLHVVRQDFGAEVANQVARRCVVPPWREGGQAQYIEQPVPEASVAGTAATRQWALDHLDLPLTLAELADHAQMSLRTFARRFRDESGMSPGRWLTQQRVARARHLLESSDLPVDRIAGEVGFATAASLRQHLHAAIGVSPLAYRRTFQAATR; encoded by the coding sequence ATGAGTGGTGGCAGCGGTGGCAGTGGCAGTGGTGTCGGTGACGCCAGGCGCGTCAGTGGCGTGCACAGGGTCGTGGTGCTGGCGCTCGACGGGGTGCACCCGTTCGAGCTGGGCATTCCGCGGCGGATCTTCGGCGCCGCGGACGGCCGGTACGAGATCCGCACCTGCAGCGTCGACGGTGGTCCCGTGCGCACGGACGCCGATTTCCTGATCACCGTCGAGCACGGCCCCGAAGCGCTGGCCGAGGCTGACACCGTGGTGATCCCGCCGGTCGACGAGTGCCCGCCCAACGGGTCCGTGCTCCCGGGCCCGGTGGCCGCCGCTCTCGCGCACATCCCGCCCGGCACCCGCGTCGTGTCGATCTGCACCGGCGCCTTCGTCCTCGCGGCGGCCGGTCTGCTCGACGGCCGTCGCGCCACCACGCACTGGGCCCTGGCCGACAGTTTCCGGCTCTTTTTCCCGCAGGTGAGGCTCGACCCCGATGTGCTCTTCGTCGAAGACGGCGACATCCTCACCTCGGCCGGTGCCGGAGCGGGCGTTGACGTCTGCCTCCACGTCGTACGGCAGGACTTCGGCGCCGAGGTGGCCAACCAGGTGGCGCGGAGGTGTGTGGTGCCGCCCTGGCGCGAAGGGGGCCAGGCGCAGTACATCGAGCAGCCCGTTCCCGAGGCGTCCGTCGCCGGTACGGCAGCCACCAGGCAGTGGGCACTCGACCACCTCGACCTGCCGCTGACGCTGGCCGAACTCGCGGACCATGCGCAGATGAGCCTGCGTACGTTCGCCCGGCGGTTCCGGGACGAGTCCGGGATGAGCCCGGGTCGGTGGCTCACCCAGCAGCGGGTTGCGAGGGCGCGTCACCTGCTGGAGTCCAGCGATCTGCCGGTGGACCGGATCGCCGGCGAAGTGGGCTTCGCGACGGCCGCGTCACTGCGGCAGCATCTGCACGCCGCGATCGGCGTCTCGCCGCTGGCATACCGGCGCACGTTCCAGGCGGCGACGCGCTAG
- a CDS encoding NADP-dependent oxidoreductase — protein MRAISQDTLGGPEVLKEVERERPAPGLSEILVRVHAAGVNPTDWKHRAHGIFLGQPPFVLGWDVSGVVEETGLGVTLFKPGDEVFGMLPYPHGVGSHAEYVTAPARAFALKPSEVDHVQAGAIPLAALTAWQALVDTAQVQPGQRVLIHAAAGGVGHLAVQIAKARGAYVIATASAAKHDFVRGLGADELIDYRTTDFSEAVRDVDVVLDTIGDDYRTRSLPTLRPGGLLVSILPTGTTELAEEAERVGVRAVEMLVEADHAGMNAIADLIATGKLRATIADTFPLAEAAKAHELGDTGRTTGKLVLVVR, from the coding sequence ATGCGGGCCATCAGCCAGGACACCCTCGGCGGCCCCGAGGTACTGAAGGAGGTCGAGCGCGAACGCCCGGCACCGGGACTGAGCGAGATCCTTGTCAGGGTCCATGCCGCAGGCGTCAACCCGACCGACTGGAAGCACCGGGCGCACGGCATCTTCCTCGGCCAACCGCCGTTCGTCCTGGGCTGGGACGTGTCCGGCGTCGTCGAGGAGACGGGTCTCGGGGTGACCCTGTTCAAGCCGGGCGACGAGGTGTTCGGCATGCTGCCCTACCCGCACGGCGTGGGTTCGCACGCCGAGTACGTCACCGCGCCCGCCCGCGCGTTCGCGCTCAAGCCGTCCGAGGTCGACCACGTGCAGGCGGGCGCCATTCCGCTCGCCGCTCTGACCGCCTGGCAGGCCCTGGTCGACACCGCCCAGGTGCAGCCGGGGCAGCGCGTCCTGATCCACGCTGCGGCCGGCGGCGTCGGCCATCTCGCCGTGCAGATCGCCAAGGCGCGCGGCGCGTACGTGATCGCCACGGCCAGCGCGGCCAAGCACGACTTCGTGCGCGGTCTGGGCGCCGACGAACTGATCGACTACCGGACGACCGACTTCAGCGAGGCGGTCCGCGACGTGGACGTCGTCCTGGACACCATCGGCGACGACTACCGCACCAGGTCCCTGCCCACGCTGCGCCCGGGCGGTCTGCTGGTCTCCATCCTGCCGACCGGCACCACGGAGCTGGCCGAGGAGGCCGAGCGGGTCGGCGTGCGGGCCGTGGAGATGCTCGTGGAGGCCGATCACGCCGGAATGAACGCGATCGCCGACCTGATCGCCACGGGCAAGCTCCGCGCGACGATCGCCGACACCTTCCCGCTCGCCGAGGCCGCCAAGGCACACGAGCTGGGCGACACCGGCCGCACGACCGGCAAGCTGGTCCTCGTCGTGCGCTGA
- a CDS encoding VOC family protein: MLSTTYVPGAPNWLDLGVPDVDAAAAFYGGVFGWTFRSAGPEGGGYGFFQLDGKDVAAAGPLTEEGASPSWTVYFNTPDADGVAKAVEAAGGTVRVPPGDVFTSGRMAAFTDPAGAQFAVWQPGDVQGLETVMQPNALCWTELYATDAGAAKDFYRQVFSWLYQDMPTGGAGPEYTVVAPAGSADVGEAGHGGILQLQQENLDAGSGAEWHPYFGVEDCDATYAAATERGATTLFPPMDVPGVGRLAMVKDPFGATFALIKGDPSMG, translated from the coding sequence ATGCTTTCGACGACGTACGTACCGGGCGCGCCGAACTGGCTCGACCTCGGTGTGCCGGATGTGGACGCGGCCGCTGCGTTCTACGGCGGTGTGTTCGGCTGGACCTTCCGGTCGGCGGGGCCGGAAGGGGGCGGCTACGGGTTCTTCCAGCTCGACGGCAAGGACGTGGCCGCCGCCGGTCCGCTGACCGAGGAGGGTGCCTCCCCTTCCTGGACGGTCTACTTCAACACCCCCGACGCGGACGGTGTCGCCAAGGCGGTGGAGGCGGCCGGAGGCACGGTCCGCGTTCCCCCGGGTGATGTCTTCACCTCGGGGCGGATGGCCGCCTTCACCGATCCGGCCGGTGCACAGTTCGCGGTCTGGCAGCCCGGTGACGTCCAGGGTCTCGAAACGGTCATGCAGCCCAACGCCCTGTGCTGGACCGAGCTCTACGCGACCGACGCCGGCGCGGCCAAGGACTTCTACCGCCAGGTGTTCTCCTGGCTGTACCAGGACATGCCGACGGGCGGGGCCGGCCCCGAGTACACGGTCGTCGCCCCGGCCGGCTCCGCGGACGTGGGCGAGGCGGGCCACGGCGGCATCCTGCAGCTCCAGCAGGAGAACCTCGACGCCGGGTCCGGCGCCGAGTGGCACCCGTACTTCGGCGTCGAGGACTGCGACGCGACCTACGCTGCCGCCACCGAGCGCGGTGCCACGACGCTCTTCCCGCCCATGGACGTGCCGGGCGTCGGCCGCCTGGCCATGGTGAAGGACCCGTTCGGTGCCACCTTCGCCCTCATCAAGGGCGACCCGTCCATGGGCTGA